One genomic region from Salvia hispanica cultivar TCC Black 2014 chromosome 2, UniMelb_Shisp_WGS_1.0, whole genome shotgun sequence encodes:
- the LOC125208651 gene encoding transaldolase-like → MASISKLSASAFANSAPSFRGSSQQQQQQQPMCCGVDPRKRIEKSISSSKLSVRAARRIAGSLVVRCSQVDGNGSSVKRTTLHDLYEKEGQSPWYDNLCRPVTDLIPLIESGVRGVTSNPAIFQKAISTSSAYNDQFKALVQSGLDIETSYWELVVKDIQDACKLFESIYDDTDGGDGYVSVEVSPLLAEDTENTIESAKWLHQWVNRRNVYIKIPATAPCIPSIKEVIANGISVNVTLIFSLARYEAVIDAYLDGLEASGLSDLSRVTSVASFFVSRVDSLVDKMLEKFGTPEALNLRGKAANAQAALAFQLYQKKFSGPRWEALVKKGAKKQRLLWASTSVKNPAYPDTLYVAPLVGPDTVSTMPDQALLAFIDHGTVSRTIDANVSEAEGIYNALEKLGIDWGYVGSQLELEGVDSFKKSFDSLLDSLQEKANSLKLVSL, encoded by the exons ATGGCCTCCATTTCCAAGCTCTCCGCCTCAGCTTTTGCTAATTCTGCACCTAGCTTCCGCGGATCTtcgcagcagcagcagcagcagcagcctATGTGCTGTGGTGTTGATCCTCGCAAAAGAATCGAGAAATCCATTTCATCCTCCAAGCTGAGTGTGCGCGCTGCCCGAAGAATCGCCGGTTCATTGGT TGTGAGATGCTCTCAAGTTGATGGCAATGGGAGTAGTGTGAAGAGAACCACGCTCCATGATCTTTATGAGAAGGAAGGACAGAGCCCGTGGTACGATAATCTATGCCGTCCAGTTACTGATCTTATCCCGTTGATCGAGAGTGGAGTTCGTGGGGTGACCAGCAACCCAGCG ATTTTCCAGAAAGCAATTTCGACTTCGAGTGCATACAATGATCAGTTCAA AGCACTTGTACAATCTGGACTAGACATCGAAACTTCATACTGGGAGCTTGTCGTGAAAGATATCCAAGATGCATGCAAGCTTTTTGAGTCAATCTACGATGATACAGATGGTGGAGATGGATATGTGTCTGTTGAAGTTTCACCCCTACTTGCAGAGGATACTGAGAATACAATAGAGTCTGCAAAATGGCTTCATCAGTGGGTTAATCGTCGTAATGTCTACATAAAGATTCCTGCTACAGCTCCATGCATTCCTTCGATTAAGGAAGTTATTGCAAACGGAATAAGCGTTAATGTTACG CTTATTTTCTCTCTTGCAAGATATGAAGCTGTTATTGATGCTTACCTCGATGGCCTTGAAGCGTCTGGGCTCAGTGATCTCTCCCGAGTCACAAGTGTCGCTTCTTTCTTTGTTAGTCGAGTGGACTCCCTCGTTGACAAGATGCTTGAGAAGTTTGGGACACCAGAAGCACTTAATCTGCGGGGGAAG GCTGCAAATGCTCAGGCAGCTCTGGCTTTCCAGCTGTACCAGAAGAAATTCTCGGGGCCAAGATGGGAGGCACTGGTGAAGAAAGGAGCTAAGAAGCAAAGGCTTCTATGGGCCTCGACCAGCGTGAAGAACCCAGCTTATCCAGACACTTTATATGTGGCTCCTCTTGTTGGACCTGATACA GTCTCGACCATGCCTGATCAAGCACTCCTAGCATTCATCGATCATGGGACTGTTTCAAGGACCATAGACGCAAATGTGTCTGAAGCTGAAGGCATTTACAACGCTCTTGAGAAGTTGGGAATCGACTGGGGTTACGTTGGGTCACAACTGGAGCTGGAAGGAGTGGACTCGTTCAAGAAGAGCTTTGATAGCTTGCTCGACAGCCTGCAAGAGAAGGCGAATTCCCTGAAGCTAGTCAGCCTGTAA
- the LOC125208650 gene encoding sterol 14-demethylase-like yields the protein MEAPKSDVKIWNVGLLLVAVKLISVLIMPRSKKRVPPVVGGLVRFMKGPVVMLREEYPKLGSVFTLKLLNKNITFLIGPEVSAHFFKAPESHLSQQEVYQFNVPTFGPGVVFDVDYSVRQEQFRFFTEALRVNKLKAYVDQMVIEAQEYFSKWGESGEVDLKQELEQLIILTASRCLLGEEVRNKLMDDVSALFHDLDNGMLPISVIFPYLPIPAHRRRDRARKKLAHIFATIIASRKQTGKPQNDLLQCFIDSKYKNGRPTTEAEVTGLLIAALFAGQHTSSITSTWSGAHLLTNGKHMSAAVEEQMRLMEKHGDKVDYDVLSEMEVLYRCIKEALRLHPPSIMLLRSSHADFSVKSKEGVEYDIPKGHIVATSPAFANRLPHIYKDPDTYDPDRFGPGREEDKAAGAFSYVSFGGGRHGCLGEPFAYLQIKAIWSHLLRNFEMELVSPFPEIDWNAMVVGVKGKVMVRYKRKRLPIN from the exons ATGGAAGCACCAAAATCCGACGTCAAAATCTGGAACGTGGGGCTTCTGCTGGTGGCGGTGAAGCTGATATCCGTACTGATAATGCCGAGATCGAAGAAACGAGTGCCGCCGGTGGTGGGCGGTCTGGTCCGGTTCATGAAAGGTCCAGTGGTGATGCTGCGAGAGGAGTACCCTAAGCTTGGTAGTGTGTTCACTCTCAAACTATTGAACAAGAACATCACATTTCTGATTGGCCCGGAGGTGTCGGCCCACTTCTTCAAGGCCCCCGAATCCCACCTCAGCCAGCAAGAAGTCTACCAGTTCAACGTGCCCACCTTCGGCCCGGGCGTCGTATTCGACGTCGACTACTCCGTTAGGCAGGAGCAGTTCAGGTTCTTCACTGAGGCCTTAAGAGTCAACAAGCTGAAAGCCTACGTCGATCAGATGGTCATCGAAGCTCAG GAATATTTCTCAAAATGGGGAGAGAGTGGTGAAGTGGACCTAAAACAAGAGTTGGAGCAACTAATCATACTAACAGCGAGCAGGTGCTTATTAGGAGAGGAGGTTCGAAACAAGCTCATGGACGATGTTTCTGCTCTCTTCCACGACCTCGACAATGGTATGCTTCCCATCAGCGTCATCTTCCCCTACCTTCCCATCCCGGCCCATCGCCGCCGTGATCGAGCTCGCAAGAAGCTTGCCCACATATTCGCAACCATCATAGCTTCCCGAAAACAAACAGGCAAGCCGCAGAATGATCTGCTGCAGTGCTTCATAGATTCCAAGTACAAAAACGGGCGGCCGACGACCGAAGCAGAGGTCACCGGACTCCTCATCGCCGCTCTCTTTGCCGGCCAACACACGAGCTCCATCACCTCCACCTGGTCCGGAGCTCACCTCCTCACTAACGGGAAACACATGTCAGCGGCGGTGGAGGAGCAGATGCGGCTGATGGAGAAGCACGGAGACAAGGTCGACTACGACGTGTTGTCGGAGATGGAGGTTCTCTACAGGTGCATCAAGGAAGCCCTGAGGCTCCATCCACCGTCGATCATGCTTCTGAGAAGCTCACACGCTGATTTCAGTGTGAAGAGCAAGGAAGGAGTGGAGTACGATATCCCCAAGGGGCACATCGTGGCTACATCGCCTGCCTTTGCAAATCGACTCCCGCACATTTACAAGGATCCAGACACCTATGACCCCGACAGGTTTGGTCCGGGGAGAGAGGAGGACAAGGCGGCAGGAGCTTTCTCATACGTATCCTTCGGTGGTGGGAGGCATGGTTGTCTGGGGGAGCCGTTCGCATACCTGCAGATCAAAGCCATCTGGAGCCACTTGCTCAGGAACTTCGAGATGGAGCTCGTCTCTCCATTCCCGGAGATTGATTGGAATGCCATGGTGGTTGGTGTCAAAGGGAAAGTCATGGTGCGCTACAAACGCAAACGCCTTCCCATCAACTGA
- the LOC125208652 gene encoding probable beta-1,4-xylosyltransferase IRX10: MEFSMWGCLLLALFTASIGVEGIDRRGARTERISGSAGDVLDDNPVGKLKVYVYELPSKYNKKILQKDPRCLTHMFAAEIFMHQFLLTSAVRTLNPNEADWFYTPVYSTCDLAPNGLPLPFKSPRMMRSAIQLISARWPYWNRTEGADHFFLVPHDFGACFHYQEEKAIKRGILPLLQRSTLVQTFGQQNHVCLNDGSITIPPYAPPEKIMSHLIPPDTPRSIFVYFRGLFYDVNNDPEGGYYARGARASMWENFKNNPLFDISTDHPTTYYEDMQRAVFCLCPLGWAPWSPRLVEAVIFGCIPVIIADDIVLPFADAIPWEEIGVFVAEKDVPYLDTILTSIPADVILRKQRLLANPSMKQAMLFPQPAQSGDAFHQILNGLARKLPHDKKIYLKPGEKVLNWTAGPVGDRKPW, translated from the exons ATGGAGTTTTCGATGTGGGGCTGTCTGCTTCTCGCTCTGTTTACGGCCAGCATCGGCGTCGAGGGAATTGACCGCCGCGGCGCGCGTACGGAGAGAATTTCAG GAAGTGCTGGTGATGTTCTTGATGATAATCCTGTGGGAAAATTGAAAGTTTATGTGTACGAGCTTCCGAGCAAATACAACAAGAAGATCCTGCAGAAAGATCCGCGTTGTCTTACGCACATGTTTGCTGCTGAGATATTTATGCACCAGTTTCTCTTAACCAGTGCTGTTCGAACTCTGAATCCGAATGAAGCAGATTGGTTCTACACACCTGTTTACTCAACTTGTGATCTGGCACCCAATGGATTGCCACTGCCTTTCAAATCGCCAAGAATGATGAGGAGTGCGATACAGCTCATCTCGGCTAGATGGCCTTACTGGAATCGAACTGAAGGAGCTGatcatttctttcttgttccCCATGATTTTGGTGCCTGCTTCCATTATCAA GAAGAGAAAGCTATAAAGAGGGGGATCCTTCCGTTACTTCAACGTTCTACCTTGGTTCAAACTTTTGGACAACAAAACCATGTCTGTTTAAATGATGGTTCGATAACTATACCTCCATATGCGCCTCCAGAGAAAATTATGTCCCACTTGATTCCCCCCGACACGCCAAGATCCATCTTCGTCTATTTCCGTGGTTTGTTCTATGATGTAAACAACGACCCTGAAGGTGGTTACTACGCGAG AGGTGCTCGGGCGTCCATGTGGGAGAACTTCAAGAACAATCCACTGTTTGACATCTCCACAGACCACCCAACCACATACTACGAGGACATGCAGCGAGCTGTATTCTGTTTATGCCCTCTGGGTTGGGCTCCATGGAGCCCCAGACTCGTGGAAGCTGTGATTTTTGGTTGCATTCCGGTGATCATAGCAGACGACATCGTGCTGCCATTTGCAGATGCTATTCCATGGGAGGAAATAGGCGTGTTCGTAGCAGAGAAGGATGTCCCATACTTGGACACTATCCTCACATCCATCCCGGCTGATGTGATTCTACGGAAGCAGAGGCTACTTGCTAATCCTTCCATGAAACAGGCGATGTTGTTCCCTCAGCCAGCACAATCGGGAGATGCTTTCCACCAAATCTTAAACGGGCTAGCCCGGAAGCTGCCTCACGACAAGAAAATATACTTGAAGCCTGGCGAGAAGGTTTTGAACTGGACTGCAGGACCAGTTGGGGACCGCAAGCCTTGGTGA
- the LOC125206361 gene encoding glutathione S-transferase T3-like: MNKSGHQVEEDLGRHPYSSKETLALYTSWLTVSYDPIVGNQQNKLCFWQKVTELYTDSKPRGSHPRTVKMLRSHWDRVDKDVKKFCAVYRGEAEHYQSGASEADILRAAMRVFKDDVKKDFKHIDVWQLVRNEDRWAGGVQSSSSKRTKHTGVATRLVRAADQATPHMRLKPVAPPPVHDVGRKGPRRRRRLEGEGRGRGRVEANRASAGAGMGSNTSLWFVYMLSMMADTSKMTPTQYEHHVLGMQAMARQLGLQPGAPPPASGDDSPAE; this comes from the exons ATGAATAAATCAGGTCATCAG GTGGAGGAGGATCTAGGCCGTCATCCATACAGCTCCAAGGAGACGTTGGCTCTATACACCTCTTGGCTCACCGTCTCGTACGATCCCAtcgtcgggaatcaacaaaacaaattgtGCTTTTGGCAGAAGGTCACAGAGCTTTACACAGATTCAAAGCCAAGGGGGAGTCACCCCCGCACcgtgaagatgctccgcaGTCATTGGGACCGGGTcgacaaagatgtcaaaaagTTTTGCGCGGTCTACAGGGGTGAAGCAGAGCATTACCAAAGCGGAGCCAGTGAAGCCGACATTCTGCGAGCAGCGATGCGCGTCTTTAAAGACGACGTCAAAAAAGATTTCAAACATATCGATGTTTGGCAGCTGGTCAGAAATGAAGATCGGTGGGCTGGCGGTGTCCAGTCCTCGAGCTCGAAACGTACGAAGCACACGGGGGTGGCTACTCGTCTAGTGAGGGCGGCGGATCAGGCAACGCCTCACATGAGACTGAAGCCGGTGGCTCCTCCTCCGGTTCACGACGTCGGCCGCAAGGGAccaaggcggcgaaggcggctagagggagagggaaggggaaggggaagagTCGAGGCGAATCGAGCCAGCGCGGGCGCGGGCATGGGCTCGAACACTTCCCTGTGGTTCGTATACATGCTCTCCATGATGGCTGACACTTCCAAGATGACGCCTACCCAATACGAACATCATGTTCTCGGAATGCAGGCGATGGCAAGGCAACTTGGTCTTCAGCCGGGTGCACCGCCGCCGGCTTCGGGGGATGATTCgccggcggagtag
- the LOC125203798 gene encoding protein NRT1/ PTR FAMILY 6.1-like, with the protein MASREIKSPEPLPDPVTPVSVEAPQQRKRLGLYFLESDDRRTALGGGYTGGATPVSIRGKPLSELSVSKTGGWLAAFFIFGNEMAERMAYFGLSVNMVAFMFYVMHRPFEASANAVNNFLGISQASSVLGGFLADAYLGRYWTIAIFTTIYLAGLTGITLCATITSLMPNQDKCDQIALLFGNCEPAKPWQMLYLYVVLYVTAFGAAGIRPCVSSFGADQFDERSRDYKKHLDRFFNFFYLSVTIGAIVAFTVIVYIQIKHGWGSAFGSLAAAMGISNLVFFIGTPLYRHRLPGGSPLTRVAQVLVAAFRKRKASFQSSEIVGLYELPGKRSAIKGSSKIVHTDDFRCLDKAALKLKEDGVDASPWRLCTVTQVEEIKILIKLVPIPACTIMLNLVLTEFLTLSVQQAYTLNTHMGRLKLPVTCMPVFPGLSIFLLLSLYYSVFVPLSRKITGHPHGASQLQRVGIGLAVSIVSVAWAGLFERYRRHYAIENGYEVSFLTPMPDLSAYWLLIQYCLIGIAEVFCIVGLLEFLYEEAPDAMRSIGSAYAAVAGGLGCFAATILNNIVKSVTGDEEKRRPSWLSQNINTGRFDHFYWLLTVMSVINFGVFLFAAHRYQYRAKQVTEIREQAIMQLSTRDHTVP; encoded by the exons ATGGCTTCCCGGGAGATCAAGTCACCCGAGCCGCTCCCCGACCCCGTGACTCCGGTGAGCGTAGAGGCGCCTCAGCAGAGGAAGCGGCTCGGTCTGTACTTTCTTGAATCCGACGACAGGAGGACGGCTCTTGGGGGCGGTTACACTGGAGGAGCAACGCCGGTGAGCATCCGCGGGAAGCCACTTTCTGAGCTCAGCGTGTCCAAGACCGGTGGCTGGCTTGCTGCTTTCTTCATCTTTG GGAATGAAATGGCAGAGAGAATGGCTTACTTTGGTTTGTCTGTGAACATGGTGGCGTTCATGTTCTACGTGATGCACCGCCCTTTTGAGGCCTCTGCTAACGCAGTCAACAACTTCTTAGGGATATCGCAGGCGTCATCCGTGCTTGGTGGTTTCCTCGCAGACGCATATCTTGGGAGATACTGGACCATAGCCATCTTTACCACCATCTATCTTGCA GGTCTAACAGGGATCACATTGTGTGCAACCATAACTAGTCTGATGCCaaatcaagacaaatgtgatCAGATTGCCCTTCTCTTTGGCAACTGTGAGCCTGCAAAGCCATGGCAGATGCTTTACCTCTACGTAGTTCTCTACGTTACTGCATTTGGAGCCGCAGGGATTAGGCCGTGCGTTTCTTCATTTGGGGCGGACCAATTTGACGAAAGAAGCAGGGACTACAAGAAGCATCTTGACAGATTCTTtaacttcttctacctctCAGTCACCATCGGAGCAATTGTGGCATTCACAGTAATAGTGTACATTCAGATAAAACACGGATGGGGTAGCGCCTTTGGTTCGTTAGCCGCAGCTATGGGCATTTCGAACCTGGTTTTCTTTATCGGAACCCCTCTTTATAGGCACAGGTTACCTGGTGGAAGCCCCCTCACCCGGGTGGCACAAGTCCTGGTTGCCGCCTTTAGGAAGAGAAAAGCTTCGTTTCAGAGCAGCGAGATAGTTGGCTTGTACGAGCTTCCTGGCAAAAGATCAGCCATAAAGGGTAGCAGCAAGATCGTACACACAGATGACTTCAG ATGCTTGGACAAGGCAGCTCTGAAGCTGAAAGAAGACGGCGTTGATGCGAGCCCATGGAGGCTCTGTACAGTCACACAAGTTGAGGAGATAAAAATCCTTATCAAACTGGTCCCAATTCCAGCTTGCACCATTATGCTCAACCTTGTCTTAACAGAATTTCTAACTCTATCAGTACAGCAAGCGTACACATTAAACACTCACATGGGCCGTCTAAAGCTGCCCGTAACGTGCATGCCCGTCTTCCCTGGACTCAGCATATTCCTTTTGCTCTCATTGTATTACTCAGTGTTTGTTCCATTATCCCGGAAAATAACAGGCCATCCTCACGGTGCTTCCCAACTGCAACGGGTGGGCATCGGCTTGGCTGTCTCCATTGTGTCCGTGGCATGGGCTGGACTCTTCGAGAGGTACAGGAGACATTATGCCATAGAAAACGGCTACGAGGTTAGTTTCCTGACCCCCATGCCGGACCTGAGTGCATACTGGCTGCTCATACAGTATTGCTTGATCGGCATTGCTGAGGTTTTCTGCATTGTCGGATTATTGGAGTTTCTCTATGAAGAGGCGCCGGACGCCATGAGAAGCATAGGATCTGCATACGCTGCGGTTGCTGGTGGGTTGGGTTGTTTTGCAGCCACCATACTCAACAACATTGTCAAGTCTGTCACGGGCgatgaagagaaaagaagaCCCTCTTGGCTGTCTCAGAATATAAACACGGGCCGATTTGATCATTTCTACTGGCTGCTTACAGTCATGAGCGTGATCAATTTCGGAGTGTTTTTGTTCGCAGCACATAGGTATCAATACAGAGCAAAGCAGGTGACAGAGATAAGAGAACAAGCAATCATGCAACTTAGCACCAGGGATCATACAGTACCTTAG